A genomic segment from Vidua macroura isolate BioBank_ID:100142 chromosome Z, ASM2450914v1, whole genome shotgun sequence encodes:
- the SEMA4D gene encoding semaphorin-4D isoform X6, translating to MALCAFCTVWGFLLEVAVAFGPVPRITWEHKEVQLIHFNESKVSNYSTLLLSEDKNVLYVGAREVIFALNAVNIAEKQNELHWKVAEDKRTKCAFKGKSEQTECRNYVRVLQQLNDTFLYVCGTNAFQPTCDYLNLISFELGGKNEDGKGRCPYDPGQSYTSVMVDEELYSGTSYNFLGSEPIISRHSHQSRLRTEYAVPWLNEPNFVFADVIRADPNSTDGEDDKIYFFFTEVSVEYEFVGKLMIPRIARVCKRDQGGLRTLQKKWTSFLKARLICTIPDKNLIFNVINDAFILKSPTLKEPVIYGVFTPQLNNVGLSAVCVYNLSTVEEVFSKGKYMQSATVEQSHIKWVRYYGEIPNPRPGACINNEARASNYMSSLNLPDKTLQFVRDHPLMDDSVTPMGDRPRLVKRDVKYTQIVVDRVRALNGTIYDVMFIGTDRGALHKAISYENGMHIIEETQLFPNFEPVQTLLLSSKTGRRYLFAGSNSGVVQSPVAFCDKYTTCVDCVLARDPYCAWKPLEASCIDIFKEGEMERNWIQNIGGDASSCSAFLTWMAK from the exons ATGGCTCTGTGTGCTTTTTGTACAGTTTGGGGTTTCTTACTAGAAGTGGCAGTAGCATTTGGCCCAGTGCCAAGGATCACTTGGGAACACAAAG AGGTCCAGCTAATACATTTTAATGAATCAAAAGTATCAAACTATTCAACCTTGCTGTTAAGTGAAGACAAAAACGTTCTGTATGTAGGAGCCAGGGAAGTGATCTTTGCCTTAAACGCAGTGAATATTGCTGAGAAGCAGAACGAG TTACACTGGAAGGTCGCAGAAGATAAAAGGACTAAATGTGCATTTAAGGGCAAATCAGAACAG ACAGAATGTCGTAATTATGTGCGCGTCTTGCAACAGCTGAATGATACTTTCCTCTATGTGTGTGGAACTAATGCATTTCAGCCAACATGTGATTACCTG aatttaatttcatttgaacTTGGAGGTAAAAATGAAGATGGTAAGGGCAGATGTCCATATGATCCTGGTCAAAGCTACACATCTGTTATGGTTG ATGAGGAGCTTTATTCTGGGACTTCCTACAATTTCTTGGGAAGTGAACCTATTATTTCACGGCACTCGCATCAGAGCCGTCTGAGAACAGAGTATGCAGTACCTTGGCTTAATG AGCCCAACTTTGTTTTTGCTGATGTGATAAGAGCAGATCCAAACAGCACAGATGGAGAAGATGACAAGATATACTTCTTTTTTACTGAGGTGTCTGTGGAGTATGAATTTGTTGGAAAATTGATGATTCCAAGAATAGCTAGAGTATGCAAG AGAGACCAAGGAGGATTAAGGACCTTGCAAAAAAAATGGACTTCGTTTCTCAAGGCCAGACTGATTTGTACCATCCCTgataagaatttaattttcaatgttATCAATGATGCTTTTATTCTCAAATCTCCAACTTTGAAGGAACCAGTGATATATGGAGTCTTCACCCCACAACT GAATAATGTGGGGTTGTCAGCAGTGTGTGTATACAATCTGTCTACTGTAGAAGAGGTTTTCTCAAAAGGAAAGTACATGCAGAGTGCTACAGTGGAGCAGTCTCATATAAAGTGGGTACGATACTATGGGGAAATTCCGAATCCTCGACCTGGTGCG TGTATAAACAATGAAGCCAGAGCATCAAACTACATGAGTTCTCTGAATTTACCAGACAAAACATTACAGTTTGTTAGAGATCATCCTCTAATGGATGACTCAGTGACTCCAATGGGAGACAGACCTCGCCTAGTAAAGCGAGATGTGAAGTATACACAGATTGTAGTTGACAGAGTCAGAGCACTCAATGGCACCATCTATGATGTTATGTTCATCGGTACAG aTCGAGGAGCCCTGCACAAAGCTATCAGCTATGAAAATGGAATGCATATTATTGAAGAAACACAGCTTTTTCCAAATTTTGAACCAGTCCAAACTCTCTTGCTTTCATCCAAAACA ggCAGAAGATACCTCTTTGCTGGTTCAAATTCTGGTGTGGTGCAGTCTCCAGTGGCATTTTGTGACAAGTACACCACTTGTGTTGACTGTGTTTTAGCAAGGGATCCTTATTGTGCTTGGAAACCTCTTGAAGCTTCCTGcattgatatttttaaagaaggtGAAATGGAAAG GAACTGGATTCAAAACATAGGTGGAGATGCATCTTCTTGTTCTG
- the SEMA4D gene encoding semaphorin-4D isoform X1 codes for MALCAFCTVWGFLLEVAVAFGPVPRITWEHKEVQLIHFNESKVSNYSTLLLSEDKNVLYVGAREVIFALNAVNIAEKQNELHWKVAEDKRTKCAFKGKSEQTECRNYVRVLQQLNDTFLYVCGTNAFQPTCDYLNLISFELGGKNEDGKGRCPYDPGQSYTSVMVDEELYSGTSYNFLGSEPIISRHSHQSRLRTEYAVPWLNEPNFVFADVIRADPNSTDGEDDKIYFFFTEVSVEYEFVGKLMIPRIARVCKRDQGGLRTLQKKWTSFLKARLICTIPDKNLIFNVINDAFILKSPTLKEPVIYGVFTPQLNNVGLSAVCVYNLSTVEEVFSKGKYMQSATVEQSHIKWVRYYGEIPNPRPGACINNEARASNYMSSLNLPDKTLQFVRDHPLMDDSVTPMGDRPRLVKRDVKYTQIVVDRVRALNGTIYDVMFIGTDRGALHKAISYENGMHIIEETQLFPNFEPVQTLLLSSKTGRRYLFAGSNSGVVQSPVAFCDKYTTCVDCVLARDPYCAWKPLEASCIDIFKEGEMERNWIQNIGGDASSCSDKVRENPLQHTFKHGSTAELKCSQKSNLAQVVWKFKDDVLRVESPKYRLLEKALLIFNLSEGDSGVYQCLSEEKVKNKKFSQVLAKHVLELKKMQHTVVGPTATAAPTEGNSDVPKVSAASNTELFNSIPDAVPEKTMFLKSNDNFLLMFLFLFFFILFLCLLSYNCYKGYLPGQCLKFRSVMLLGKKKTKSDFSDCEQSVKETLVEQGSVSHQSGEQPKPAHDTGYETEPDCGNSQLQAGDSQASREAKDKPFDVKCELKYADSDVEGD; via the exons ATGGCTCTGTGTGCTTTTTGTACAGTTTGGGGTTTCTTACTAGAAGTGGCAGTAGCATTTGGCCCAGTGCCAAGGATCACTTGGGAACACAAAG AGGTCCAGCTAATACATTTTAATGAATCAAAAGTATCAAACTATTCAACCTTGCTGTTAAGTGAAGACAAAAACGTTCTGTATGTAGGAGCCAGGGAAGTGATCTTTGCCTTAAACGCAGTGAATATTGCTGAGAAGCAGAACGAG TTACACTGGAAGGTCGCAGAAGATAAAAGGACTAAATGTGCATTTAAGGGCAAATCAGAACAG ACAGAATGTCGTAATTATGTGCGCGTCTTGCAACAGCTGAATGATACTTTCCTCTATGTGTGTGGAACTAATGCATTTCAGCCAACATGTGATTACCTG aatttaatttcatttgaacTTGGAGGTAAAAATGAAGATGGTAAGGGCAGATGTCCATATGATCCTGGTCAAAGCTACACATCTGTTATGGTTG ATGAGGAGCTTTATTCTGGGACTTCCTACAATTTCTTGGGAAGTGAACCTATTATTTCACGGCACTCGCATCAGAGCCGTCTGAGAACAGAGTATGCAGTACCTTGGCTTAATG AGCCCAACTTTGTTTTTGCTGATGTGATAAGAGCAGATCCAAACAGCACAGATGGAGAAGATGACAAGATATACTTCTTTTTTACTGAGGTGTCTGTGGAGTATGAATTTGTTGGAAAATTGATGATTCCAAGAATAGCTAGAGTATGCAAG AGAGACCAAGGAGGATTAAGGACCTTGCAAAAAAAATGGACTTCGTTTCTCAAGGCCAGACTGATTTGTACCATCCCTgataagaatttaattttcaatgttATCAATGATGCTTTTATTCTCAAATCTCCAACTTTGAAGGAACCAGTGATATATGGAGTCTTCACCCCACAACT GAATAATGTGGGGTTGTCAGCAGTGTGTGTATACAATCTGTCTACTGTAGAAGAGGTTTTCTCAAAAGGAAAGTACATGCAGAGTGCTACAGTGGAGCAGTCTCATATAAAGTGGGTACGATACTATGGGGAAATTCCGAATCCTCGACCTGGTGCG TGTATAAACAATGAAGCCAGAGCATCAAACTACATGAGTTCTCTGAATTTACCAGACAAAACATTACAGTTTGTTAGAGATCATCCTCTAATGGATGACTCAGTGACTCCAATGGGAGACAGACCTCGCCTAGTAAAGCGAGATGTGAAGTATACACAGATTGTAGTTGACAGAGTCAGAGCACTCAATGGCACCATCTATGATGTTATGTTCATCGGTACAG aTCGAGGAGCCCTGCACAAAGCTATCAGCTATGAAAATGGAATGCATATTATTGAAGAAACACAGCTTTTTCCAAATTTTGAACCAGTCCAAACTCTCTTGCTTTCATCCAAAACA ggCAGAAGATACCTCTTTGCTGGTTCAAATTCTGGTGTGGTGCAGTCTCCAGTGGCATTTTGTGACAAGTACACCACTTGTGTTGACTGTGTTTTAGCAAGGGATCCTTATTGTGCTTGGAAACCTCTTGAAGCTTCCTGcattgatatttttaaagaaggtGAAATGGAAAG GAACTGGATTCAAAACATAGGTGGAGATGCATCTTCTTGTTCTG ATAAAGTAAGAGAGAATCCCCTACAGCATACATTCAAGCATGGGAGCACAGCAGAACTCAAGTGTTCTCAAAAGTCCAATCTGGCACAGGTAGTTTGGAAGTTCAAAGATGATGTGCTGAGAGTGGAGAGTCCCAAGTACCGCCTGCTGGAGAAGGCACTGCTCATCTTCAATTTATCAGAAGGAGACAGTGGTGTTTACCAATGCTTGtcagaagaaaaagtgaaaaataagaaattttctCAAGTGCTGGCTAAGCATGTTttggaactgaaaaaaatgcagcatacCGTGGTGGGCCCCACTGCAACAGCTGCACCAACAGAAGGTAATAGTGATGTGCCAAAAGTGTCAGCTGCCTCCAACACAGAGCTCTTCAATTCAATTCCTGATGCAGTTCCAGAAAAGACAATGTTCCTCAAGTCAAATGATAACTTCCTGTTGAtgttcctcttcctcttctttttcattctctttttgtGCCTGCTTTCCTACAACTGTTACAAAGGCTACTTGCCAGGGCAGTGCTTGAAATTTCGCTCTGTGATGCTGCTTGGTAAGAAGAAAACTAAGTCAGATTTTTCTGATTGCGAGCAAAGTGTAAAAGAGACGCTGGTGGAGCAGGGCAGTGTCAGCCACCAGAGTGGGGAGCAGCCCAAGCCTGCGCATGACACTGGCTACGAGACGGAGCCCGACTGCGGGAAcagccagctgcaggctggggattCGCAGGCGTCCCGCGAGGCCAAGGACAAGCCCTTCGACGTCAAGTGCGAGCTCAAGTACGCCGACTCGGACGTGGAGGGGGACTGA
- the SEMA4D gene encoding semaphorin-4D isoform X5, whose translation MALCAFCTVWGFLLEVAVAFGPVPRITWEHKEVQLIHFNESKVSNYSTLLLSEDKNVLYVGAREVIFALNAVNIAEKQNELHWKVAEDKRTKCAFKGKSEQTECRNYVRVLQQLNDTFLYVCGTNAFQPTCDYLNLISFELGGKNEDGKGRCPYDPGQSYTSVMVDEELYSGTSYNFLGSEPIISRHSHQSRLRTEYAVPWLNEPNFVFADVIRADPNSTDGEDDKIYFFFTEVSVEYEFVGKLMIPRIARVCKRDQGGLRTLQKKWTSFLKARLICTIPDKNLIFNVINDAFILKSPTLKEPVIYGVFTPQLNNVGLSAVCVYNLSTVEEVFSKGKYMQSATVEQSHIKWVRYYGEIPNPRPGACINNEARASNYMSSLNLPDKTLQFVRDHPLMDDSVTPMGDRPRLVKRDVKYTQIVVDRVRALNGTIYDVMFIGTDRGALHKAISYENGMHIIEETQLFPNFEPVQTLLLSSKTGRRYLFAGSNSGVVQSPVAFCDKYTTCVDCVLARDPYCAWKPLEASCIDIFKEGEMERNWIQNIGGDASSCSAFLTWMAKSE comes from the exons ATGGCTCTGTGTGCTTTTTGTACAGTTTGGGGTTTCTTACTAGAAGTGGCAGTAGCATTTGGCCCAGTGCCAAGGATCACTTGGGAACACAAAG AGGTCCAGCTAATACATTTTAATGAATCAAAAGTATCAAACTATTCAACCTTGCTGTTAAGTGAAGACAAAAACGTTCTGTATGTAGGAGCCAGGGAAGTGATCTTTGCCTTAAACGCAGTGAATATTGCTGAGAAGCAGAACGAG TTACACTGGAAGGTCGCAGAAGATAAAAGGACTAAATGTGCATTTAAGGGCAAATCAGAACAG ACAGAATGTCGTAATTATGTGCGCGTCTTGCAACAGCTGAATGATACTTTCCTCTATGTGTGTGGAACTAATGCATTTCAGCCAACATGTGATTACCTG aatttaatttcatttgaacTTGGAGGTAAAAATGAAGATGGTAAGGGCAGATGTCCATATGATCCTGGTCAAAGCTACACATCTGTTATGGTTG ATGAGGAGCTTTATTCTGGGACTTCCTACAATTTCTTGGGAAGTGAACCTATTATTTCACGGCACTCGCATCAGAGCCGTCTGAGAACAGAGTATGCAGTACCTTGGCTTAATG AGCCCAACTTTGTTTTTGCTGATGTGATAAGAGCAGATCCAAACAGCACAGATGGAGAAGATGACAAGATATACTTCTTTTTTACTGAGGTGTCTGTGGAGTATGAATTTGTTGGAAAATTGATGATTCCAAGAATAGCTAGAGTATGCAAG AGAGACCAAGGAGGATTAAGGACCTTGCAAAAAAAATGGACTTCGTTTCTCAAGGCCAGACTGATTTGTACCATCCCTgataagaatttaattttcaatgttATCAATGATGCTTTTATTCTCAAATCTCCAACTTTGAAGGAACCAGTGATATATGGAGTCTTCACCCCACAACT GAATAATGTGGGGTTGTCAGCAGTGTGTGTATACAATCTGTCTACTGTAGAAGAGGTTTTCTCAAAAGGAAAGTACATGCAGAGTGCTACAGTGGAGCAGTCTCATATAAAGTGGGTACGATACTATGGGGAAATTCCGAATCCTCGACCTGGTGCG TGTATAAACAATGAAGCCAGAGCATCAAACTACATGAGTTCTCTGAATTTACCAGACAAAACATTACAGTTTGTTAGAGATCATCCTCTAATGGATGACTCAGTGACTCCAATGGGAGACAGACCTCGCCTAGTAAAGCGAGATGTGAAGTATACACAGATTGTAGTTGACAGAGTCAGAGCACTCAATGGCACCATCTATGATGTTATGTTCATCGGTACAG aTCGAGGAGCCCTGCACAAAGCTATCAGCTATGAAAATGGAATGCATATTATTGAAGAAACACAGCTTTTTCCAAATTTTGAACCAGTCCAAACTCTCTTGCTTTCATCCAAAACA ggCAGAAGATACCTCTTTGCTGGTTCAAATTCTGGTGTGGTGCAGTCTCCAGTGGCATTTTGTGACAAGTACACCACTTGTGTTGACTGTGTTTTAGCAAGGGATCCTTATTGTGCTTGGAAACCTCTTGAAGCTTCCTGcattgatatttttaaagaaggtGAAATGGAAAG GAACTGGATTCAAAACATAGGTGGAGATGCATCTTCTTGTTCTG